The window GAAATAATCCCGGAGATGACCAGCCCAGCCCCACTCGATCGCGCTGGAGCCGATCGCGAGGCCGCACCGCCAGCCTCGTCCTGCGCTGCCCTGGCCTCTCCCCGGAGGTTCAGGGAGCCATACGGTTGCTATTGGCTGATTTTGTGCAATCTTCAACGGTTTTTTGAAATTTTGCCATGATTCTGTCGCAGTTCTCGGTGCTTGTATCTCGATCAAGAATCTGCCTAGAATGGACTTAAAGGCTCATCGCTTGCTCTGACAAACTCGCCCGAATCAGGCAAAAATCAATCCAAACCGCTCCAAGCTACTCCCAGTTGATGCTGGTTGATGCTGACCGATTCAAATCAACTACGAAAGTGAGGAGAAATGGTTGCGGAAAATTCCAAGGAGATCAGCCCCAAAAATCAGCCACAATAATTCATCACAGCCGATTTTGCTTTGGGGTGCATTGCAATTTTCAAAACTTTACCTTTGAGCATTTAGGTCTGGTTTTGCATGTGCCTTTCTTGGTTTTTCGGTGAATTATGGTCAAGTTGGCATCATTGCATACATCAAACTACGCAGACTTTTCTCAACGGTTCGCGGTAGGAGTCTGATCCATCCCAAGCGCTCACCAGTCAACCCATTCACGCCAAGATTCTGGTCAAATGCGAGCGATTCCTGGTTTAACCCAAGCTGCCCAGGAAGGGCTAGGGACTGGCAAATTTCTATCTCAAAAGGCGATTCAATTGATTGCTGTTTTGGGTAGGGTAAAAGTAGGGTGAATAGTTAAGCAACGTTAACCGGATTGGTTAACTCAAGATTGCCTGACTTGAGAGGGCTAGCGGTGGATTTCCTAATCGTTGGTCAAGATCGTGATCAATCCAACCAATCGCCCAAGCCGCAATCGATCATGATTCCTTTGGAATCTCGATCGGGCGACGGGTGATGGGGGTTGACCACTGGGCGATCGAGTCTTTAGACCCCAAGGCGATGGCGCAACGGAGAAGAACGGAACGATGCTGTCAACTAATTTGACGGGGCCCACGGCGGCTTCCGGCCGCTCCCGTGCCCGAGAGTTACCCACCATTCGGGCCATTTGCTTTCGCTCCGGTGGGTATGAGTTCGCGCTGCCAATGGCGGTGGTGCTGAAGGTGACGCACTGTCCGCCGCTGGACAATGGTGATTGGAGTCGATCGGGCTTGGTCTACATCGACAGTCAGCTCATTCAGGTGCTGGACTTGGCTCTGCTGCTGGATTGTCCGGAACGATCGCCCAAGGGCATGGGCCAATTTCTCGTGATTGCTCGATCGGGAAACACGCTCTGTGGACTGCCCACGGATTCGCCACCGGACTCGATCGACCTGCCGCGCGATCAGGTGCTGCCGTTGCCGGCCCGCTTTGAGCGATCGCCCCTGGCTCACTTGGCCCAATGTGCCGTCGTGCTGTCTCCAGACACCACCCCACGCACCCTCTTCTTGCTCAGCCTGCCCCAGGCCCTCGACCAAGCCAACAGCGTCATGGGCACAACAGCTTCCGGCTCCCCAGGCTCAGCCAGTTGAGAAATCAGCAAACCAGACCGGCAAACGCCAGCTCAATTCATTGCTCGATCGTGGAATCAATCGTGATCGTCAATTTTGACCATCGGAATCGTTAATTTTCGATAATTTTTATAATTTCGATTCTGATCGTCAATTTCGATCGGGTGCATGAGACCAACCATAACCGCATGACTCTTCCATAACATCGCCCCTGTGCGCTTGGCCCGCCAACCCCAACTTTGACCATGACTCCAGACGATGCGACCCCCAACACCCTGAATGAATCGCTCGATCGATACCGACAGCAACAGTTC of the Limnothrix sp. FACHB-406 genome contains:
- a CDS encoding chemotaxis protein CheW, yielding MLSTNLTGPTAASGRSRARELPTIRAICFRSGGYEFALPMAVVLKVTHCPPLDNGDWSRSGLVYIDSQLIQVLDLALLLDCPERSPKGMGQFLVIARSGNTLCGLPTDSPPDSIDLPRDQVLPLPARFERSPLAHLAQCAVVLSPDTTPRTLFLLSLPQALDQANSVMGTTASGSPGSAS